Within Camelina sativa cultivar DH55 unplaced genomic scaffold, Cs unpScaffold00619, whole genome shotgun sequence, the genomic segment TGCTCTTAGTCTATTAACTGATGAACTtttgtttagcaaaaaaaaaagtagataaatGAGTACCTGTTTCCGGTGAGTAGCCTGGTGAGAAATTCTAACAAGTGGTGGTTCTTGCAAAGGACTAGACTGACGGTGCGGCTAATGTGCTCGTACCAGCTGGCCACTGAGGCTCCAAAGGCCATCGGAGGCCACACTTCCTTGGGCGCCACTCTTCTCATCACATATTGCGTCCCTTGCACTCCCTTTGGTACCGAATAATATGGCTGCCCTCCCCATCAGTTCACATATATCAATCAATTACCATACTAACCAGGAAGCATTTGATTAATCAACTAATTAAAAGGAATTAATGTATTATATATGACTCACAGGAGCCAATAGAGTAAGCGACTTGATGGCTCCTGGGTGTTTAACCGCGAGCGCAAGAGCCAGAATGCAGCCTAGGGAATGAGCCACTACGTGAAATGTCTTGAGTCTGAACTGAGAGATCACCGATCGCTCTATCATCTCTAAATGCTCTTTCAATGTATACAATGAATCGTTGGGCTTTGGACTTTTCCCGTAACCCAACAGATCCACAGCGAGCAGCCTGTAACTAGATTTGGCTGAGTCTGAGAAGTTTGGGAACAGAGTCTCTGTCCAAAACGTTGATGATGATAAGAACCCATGTATGAACACTACGTTCTCTTGTGCCTTGTTGTCTGCACATTCACAGTGTAATATTTTTTACTCATGGCTTTTAACGTAACAAAGATATGTATTTGGAAACTTAGCATATTAAAACCtaacaaatatatgtatttggAAACTTAATTAGCATATTACGAGGAAATCACGCacagataatttaaataatttatgatgTAATTTGGAGTAGGCGCATACAAACTACTCAAGACATTCGTCACCCATTATTCTCTGAGTGCATCCACTCCACATTAGATCTGCATGATCTCATAACACTAGGTGAGAAACATCCCagccttttatttttatttttgtctataTCATAATAGAACCATTTGATCTTTGAAGGCATTTCTTTAGAGTATAAGTTTAATCCTGATTAAACGCGAGTCGTCCATTTAAATTGTAATAGAGGATTTTGATTGTACTAATAATGCCAAGCCCCACTAGAACCCATGCCGCCAATAATTAATGATTATGCTCTAATTAATTTGATTCTTAAGCTACCAGTCTTTTGTAACCAAGAATaaccaaacttttttctttctcatgaGAATTTATTATTGCACTCTTAGATGAGAATGCATGCTGAACGAGGCACTAGACCACTGAGAGAGGAGTCACAAGGGAAAAGGTTTTCACATATCTAACAGACCAACGAATTAGCAGGGGAATGAGCTTGATCACACAATATAATCTAggttatataaaaatgtaaaatgtagAGAGAGTTTATATGTACCTTTGGGCTGTTGGACATTGACAAAGAGAGAATGGTTGGAAGAGGAAAGCCAAGAAGTGCAGAAAGTGCAATGGCAATCAGACCATCTTGGTGTTCTTTGCAACTTCTCGACCACCGTGGAATTCACTGTCAGTATTGTCTTTTTAGTTGATGGTATTCTCTTCTTGGACTCATCATAACATTTCACAGCATCTTTCTTGAAGCACTTCACCAGCTTAGTGAGCTTGGTGAGGAGTGAAGGGCGTGAGTAGAGTGTGTCGGAGATCTCATCCAGATGGATCTTTGTCCTTGTCAGTGAGACCACCTTTGAGTAATCTCCTGATCTTTCTGACACTATCATCTTCCCGCCTCTGCTTCCCCCAGCCGCGGTTGGCTTGGCCTCAGGGGGCGGACAGCAGTAGCAGGGTTTCCACTCTGACTCGAAGAAGAAGTCAAGGGTCTTGTAGGTAAAGCAAAGCAAGAAATCCACAATGTCgaggacgaagaagacgatgaagccCACGGTGCGGTTGAGCCACCGTGAGAATCCCATGCTGTGGAGTTTGAGTCTTGTGGAAggcatgtatgtatgtatgtatggtGGTGATGTTGCAAAGACAAAGtgcgtgagagagagagagaaagtatTACTAGTATAATAATTAAGTTAatgaagagagaggaggaaagGAGAACAGATGGCAGATACATGAATTTATTGATCGCATTTAACATACATTGTTGGCTAAAATGATGAAATTGGGTGGCCGTTGAATTTTTGCAGCCCCTACTCAACACTCGACCACGCATATCCAGCACATACcttaatactatttttttttNTCTTGAAGCACTTCACCAGCTTAGTGAGCTTGGTGAGGAGTGAAGGGCGTGAGTAGAGTGTGTAGGAGATCTCATCCAGATGGATCTTTGTCCTTGTCAGTGAGACCACCTTTGAGTAATCTCCTGATCTTTCTGACACTATCATCTTCCCGCCTCTGCTTCCCCCAGCCGCGGTTGGCTTGGCCTCAGGGGGCGGACAGCAGTAGCAGGGTTTCCACTCTGACTCGAAGAAGAAGTCAAGGGTCTTGTAGGTAAAGCAAAGCAAGAAATCCACAATGTCgaggacgaagaagacgatgaagccCACGGTGCGGTTGAGCCACCGTGAGAATCCCATGCTGTGGAGTTTGAGTCTTGTGGAAggcatgtatgtatgtatgtatggtGGTGATGTTGCAAAGACAAAGtgcgtgagagagagagagaaagtatTACTAGTATAATAATTAAGTTAatgaagagagaggaggaaagGAGAACAGATGGCAGATACATGAATTTATTGATCGCATTTAACATACATTGTTGGCTAAAATGATGAAATTGGGTGGCCGTTGAATTTTTGCAGCCCCTACTCAACACTCGACCACGCATATCCAGCACATACcttaatactattttttttaatttcaaaacatCAATACTTAGGAACATGTGATGTCGATTGGTCCGGTGATGACCCAGAACGCTACTATTGTAGCCTACTTACACACAAAGTCAATCAAGTCACCATGCATGTAGGACGACTCCTTTacattttatgttatatatatttgattccGAAACTTGTAATTCATGTTTTGATGTACATTTCCAACTTGTACAAGTATTTGCTGAGAAGgtaaaaaatgttttatgtgaaaataaCATGTTAAGCAGacatgaaaatatatgtttaatgtaATAAAACCCGTAGATAGTCAATAATGATACGCATATATGGCCTGTTTGGTTAGACCACTAGCTACTGAGTGCTTTGGCCAGTTGAAGCCTATTGGGgtctaaaattaaaaagagggCAGCTAAATCTATATGATTATATAGCGGATTGTTATGAAAATGAAACTAATACATCAAATAATTGAAGTAGTGTTGGGGAGATGTAAACTGTAAATGTTGATAGGCAAAAAGAAGATTGGACAGGTGATATGATGGCATGTGGCCACTCAAACTCATAGCCATCACTCTAAATGCCCAACAGCCCATCTAAACAGCTTAGCTGACCTGTTTTTACTTTTAGAGATAATttctataataatatatgtatgtatacacACATTTTGGAAAAACCAAGTTATAGAGTTAgactataaaatattgataatattcATGATGCGAACTGCGAAGGACGTGTGCGTGGTCTTAAGCAACAGCTAATCGCATGCATGTCCTTACCCAATATAAAGTTATACCGCTCCCTATAATTTGCTGGGGCAAAAATACTAATGAATTAGAAAATTCGAGTGCGCGCATGAGAAAAGAGGGATATATAGTAGTTCGGTAAGGAACGCGAAGCCATGtgctatatatgtttaaaacaGCCTAAAAgccttaacaaacaaaaaaagttacttCAGCGAACGAGTGGTTTGATTATAACTAGATCCCGATACAGTACAGATTCGACAAGTTAATGACGGAGACAGATTTGTAGTCCCTCATGTCAAGCCTTTACATCTATTTTCTTACTTgcagtttttcatattttggtttatatatttattgcaaACTTATTGGCATGTGTAGGAGGAATaggtttttttctctcttgaaaACTTGAACCATTTGGTGGTCAAAGAACGGAAGGTTCACTAATAGCCAAGTGAATTCTGATATCGTTCATAAGTTAAAGGGTAGTTGAGTGAAATTAGCCAAGAGGAATTTAGTGTAAAgcctcaaactcaaccactaaACGGGGAGTTGTTTTGGTAGATGTATAGAAAGAGAATTAGTTACAACTGTAAGTTAGAAgcaataacacaaaaaaatagaaaaaaagttacaacttacaagcaATAAAACGATTGTAATGCAGTGGTCAGCGACGACTGACATACTTTATAATTGCACTCCATTCCAACTTGTAGCGTTAGAAGTGGTTTGGACTGACAAAACTCAAGAGTAACtcacaataataattaaaaaattgtagtTTATGTAAAAAAGTCAAAAGACTAAAAGAAGCCTTAAATGCGAAGTTGATGGAGTTTGGTAGAGAGTGTCTTTAATTTATTGTTCTACATAGtattttgaaacttgaaaagtGCTCCACTCTTTTCGTCCAAAAAAAACAGTGTTCCACTCTTCTACTCCATTATTTATCCCCTACTTGCTAATTTAACCCAACAACTTTAccataatcaaatataattagCACTGGCCACTggatatttcaaattttcaatcaCACACATCTTAATTCTTAAGGTATTAAAATACCGCAATAACCGATTTCAATCTCAATAACATACATTATATAGgggtttatttaattattgatttgttaacttatgtaaaatataaattattatatttgattttgaaataaaaacatatgaattttgaaaaaaaacatatgaattttaAATCATATGTTTTATCCACAAATTtgaatctttctatttttcatattcaaaaCCCATTTAAATTACAATCTAAATTCTAactgatatttatatataaaactaataaaacatgattttgaaaaa encodes:
- the LOC104773683 gene encoding probable lysophospholipase BODYGUARD 2, whose translation is MPSTRLKLHSMGFSRWLNRTVGFIVFFVLDIVDFLLCFTYKTLDFFFESEWKPCYCCPPPEAKPTAAGGSRGGKMIVSERSGDYSKVVSLTRTKIHLDEISDTLYSRPSLLTKLTKLVKCFKKDAVKCYDESKKRIPSTKKTILTVNSTVVEKLQRTPRWSDCHCTFCTSWLSSSNHSLFVNVQQPKDNKAQENVVFIHGFLSSSTFWTETLFPNFSDSAKSSYRLLAVDLLGYGKSPKPNDSLYTLKEHLEMIERSVISQFRLKTFHVVAHSLGCILALALAVKHPGAIKSLTLLAPPYYSVPKGVQGTQYVMRRVAPKEVWPPMAFGASVASWYEHISRTVSLVLCKNHHLLEFLTRLLTGNRMRTYLIEGFLCHTHNASWHTLHNIIFGSGSKVEAYLDHIRDNVDCDVTVFHGGRDELIPVECSYGVKRKVPRARIHVVPDKDHITIVVGRQKEFARELELIWRRSTTPQLHTIN